Genomic window (Streptomyces sp. LX-29):
CGAAGGCGGCCCGGTGGCGGCGGATCGGCGGCGGGGAGTCGGCGACGGCGAGTCGGCGGCGGGTCCGAACCCCGGGTCTGTCTGACGGCGGCGGAGCGGTACGCGGGAGAAGCCGGTGCGGGTGCGAGGCGGCAGGGCCGCGGTGGCGGAAGGCGAGGTCTACGAGACCGCGCCCGCCCGCCGCTTCGCCACCTGGCTGCCGGCGGCACTGATCGTCGGCGGGATCGTCTTCGAGTTGGCCACGCCGCCTGCGTACACCGCCGTGCCCTTCCTCTCCGCCGCACCGCTCATCGCCGCCCCCTTCTCCACCCTGAGGGTGACGCTGGCGATCGCCGCGGCCTCGGTGGCGGCGGCCTTAGGGCTGATGGTGGTGCAGGGGCTGCGGCACGCGGGGGAGGCGCAGACGCTCACGGAGCTGGCCACGGCGTGCACCGTGGGGCTCCTCGCCATCGCGACCAACCGGATGATGCGGCGCAGCGAGCGGCGGCTGGCCTCCGCGCGGGTCATCGCCGAGGCGGCACAGCGCGCCGTGCTGCCCACGCCCGCCGCCCGTCTGGGCGGATTGCGCATCGCCGCGCGGTACCAGGCGGCGCAGGCCGAGGCGCGCATCGGCGGAGACCTGTACGCGGTGCAGGGGACGCCGTACGGCGCGCGCGTCCTCGTCGCCGACGTCCGGGGCAAGGGGCTGGCGGCGGTCGAGGCCGTGGTGATCGTCCTCGGGGCGTTCCGGGAGGCGGCGGAGCAGGAGGCGACGCTGGCGGGCGTGGCGGGGCGGCTGGACCGGGCGCTGCGCCGGGAGGCCGAGCGGCGGGCGAGCGTGGAGCTGCGCGAGGGGTTCGCCACGGCGGTGCTGGTGGAGATCCCGCCCGGCGAGGCCACGCTGCGCCTGCTGAACCGCGGTCACCCGGCCCCGTTGCTGCTCCGCGCGGACGGCGGCGCGGGCTACCTGGAACCGACGGCGCCGGCGCTGCCCCTGGGCATGACGGACCTGGGGGAGTGGCCGGACGTGGTGGACGAGCGACCGTTCCCGGCCAGGGCGACGCTGCTGCTCTTCACGGACGGGGTGACCGAGGCGCGGGACCGGCACGGCGAGTTCTACGAACCGGCGGAGCGGTTGCGCGGCCACACCTTCGCGGGGCCGGACGCCCTGCTGGACGCGCT
Coding sequences:
- a CDS encoding PP2C family protein-serine/threonine phosphatase codes for the protein MRGGRAAVAEGEVYETAPARRFATWLPAALIVGGIVFELATPPAYTAVPFLSAAPLIAAPFSTLRVTLAIAAASVAAALGLMVVQGLRHAGEAQTLTELATACTVGLLAIATNRMMRRSERRLASARVIAEAAQRAVLPTPAARLGGLRIAARYQAAQAEARIGGDLYAVQGTPYGARVLVADVRGKGLAAVEAVVIVLGAFREAAEQEATLAGVAGRLDRALRREAERRASVELREGFATAVLVEIPPGEATLRLLNRGHPAPLLLRADGGAGYLEPTAPALPLGMTDLGEWPDVVDERPFPARATLLLFTDGVTEARDRHGEFYEPAERLRGHTFAGPDALLDALVVDVARHARGRTADDMAVLAVHRQSSAEGPPADSRAERPVPADSRAERPADPWRPGHPAGLAHPADRASSADSGT